The genomic region TGGCTTAAACAAACCTCTTCCCCGCCGAATAGTATATCGCATGGTCTATTTTACTGTTATTCATTAAATTTCATATCATTTGTGGAGGCCCTATAGAATGAGCAAAAGATATATCATCCGTAAAAATGTACATAATTGTACTATATTATACTATATGATTATTGTATGTACTATCATTTGAGGCGTTAGAGGTGAGCGCATGGCCGATAATAGCGAGGCAAAGGCGAGAGAGGCCATAAAGGTCACGCTGGACGTAGACGAGATCCCGAAGAAGTGGTACAACATCGTGGCGGATATACCGGGTGGATTGCCTCCCGCTTTACACCCCGGGACTAAAGAGCCGCTAAAGCCTTCAGAGTGGGAGGCCATTTTCCCTAAGGGGCTTATCAGGCAGGAGCTCTCCACCGAGCGCTTCATCGACGTGCCTGACGAGGTGAGGGAGGCCCTTGCCAGGATAGGCAGGCCGACGCCGCTGTATCGCGCCTCTCGCCTGGAAAAGGCCCTGGGCACGCCTGCGAGAATATACTATAAGCGGGAGGACCTCTCCCCAACTGGCTCACATAAGCCTAACACTGCGATAGCGCAGGCATACTTTAACTTTATCGAGGGCGTCGACCACCTCACGACCGAGACGGGGGCGGGCCAGTGGGGCTCCGCCTTGAGCTCCGCTGCAGCTTACTTTGGCATGAAGTGTACGGTATTTATGGTAAAATCCTCCTATGACCAGAAGCCATACAGGAAGTACGTCATGAAGCTGTACGGTGCCGACGTTTACGCCTCGCCAAGCGACCGCACCGAGTTCGGGAGAAAAACGCTGGAAAAAGACCCGGGCTGTGCGGGAAGCCTGGGCATAGCTATCAGCGAGGCCATAGAGCTCGCAGTCAATAGCCCCAACACCAAGTACTCGCTGGGCAGCGTGCTCAACCACGTCATGCTTCACCAGACTGTCATCGGCCAGGAAGCCCAGAAGCAGCTCGCCATGATAGACGAGAAGCCTGATAAGATGATAGCCTGCGTGGGCGGCGGAAGCAACTTCGCGGGCTTCACGTTTCCATTCATATACGAAAAGCTCAAAGGCAAGAACGACGCCCGTTTCATCGCCGTCGAGCCCGAGAGCGTCCCCTCGTTGACGGGGATTAAGAGTGGCAGGTCAAGGTATGATTATGACTTCGGGGACACCGCAGGCATGACCCCCCTTCTTAAGATGTACACGCTAGGCCACGACTTCATGCCCGATCCCATCCACGCAGGAGGCTTAAGGTACCATGGCATGGCCCCGACCGTGTCCGCCCTCTACGATAAGGGCATCATAGATGCCGAGGCCCTGCCCCAGGATGAGACCTTCGTCGCGGGCGAGCTTTTCACCCGCACGGAGGGCATAATACCCGCGCCCGAGTCCTGCCACGCCATAGCCTCGGCCATTCGGCACGCCAGGGAGTGCAAGCGCCTTAATAAAGAAGAGGTGATAGTCTTCAACCTGAGTGGCCACGGGCTGCTTGACCTACAGAATTATGCGACGATGCTTGGCATGTAAAATGAATTTTATTTAGGCCTTGCTGGCGTGCTCCGGGAGGCCTATTTTATGGCTTTTTTGCCCCCGTCCTTGCTCAAGAGCACGACTCTGCTGAGCTCCACGTCCGATGCCAGCCTGTACCCCGCCACGTCCGCCACTTTTTTGGAGAAGGCCATGACTTCTTCGTGCTTTGGCATGGCATCCCTGGGCAGCCTGTTCCTGCTATAGCCCAGGTGCATGTACGCCTTCACCTCAACGTAGTCGGGCATGGCTTTCTTTATAAGGGCCGCATAGCCTTCAGGGTCCTTCATGTTGACCCCCTTCACCAGGGTAAGCCTTATCGCCCTTCTGTTTTTTCGAGCGCCCAGCACTTCGAGGGACTCGCTAACCTTATCCCACAAATCAACCGCCGGGTTGCAGGCCTTCATGTAGGTCTCCCTGTCTGGAGCGTCCAGCGACATGTAAAGCTGGCTTGGGGTGACTTTTTCGAGGGCTTCGGGGCGGGTTCCGTTGGTCACGATAAAGGTGGACATCCCCATATTGCTCAACTGATGCACGAGCTCATCTAGGTAAGGGTATAATGTGGGCTCCCCCACAAGAGATATGGCAGCATGCTTAGGCTTAAAAGCCTCCTCCCATCGCTGCTTATCGGACTCGAGGATGCCGCCGTAGCCGGTTATGAAACGCCGCTGCTCCCTGAGACAGCCCTCTATGATGGCCTCAGGGCGGTCCCACGCCTTAACGGCAAAGGGCTCCTCAACCGGCCTCCAGCAATGCAGGCACCTCTGATTACAGGCGATACAAGGAGTCATCTGCATGCAAAGGTGAGAGCTTATGCCATAAAAATGGGACTTATAGCATGCGCCTCTCCCCTTTAAAGAACGCCCAAGCCACAGGCATGGCTTGATGGCGCTATGCCCGCCAACTATATGGTAGCCCTGCTTTTTTAGTAGCTCGATTAGAGACACTGCCGCTCCTTATGCCTTTAACGCTTTTTTGATGAACTGTACGACCTCTTTTGTCGTCAGGAAGATTATCAGAGTTATAGGCACCATGAGAGTATAAAAATTTAGCCCTATGCTGAAGGGCAGGGCGAGCAGCGTCGAAACCACCGTCAATATGGCCACGCTTATCCCGAACGCTACGACAAGCCTTTCGACGATGGTCAGCCTCGAGTCCCACCCGAGCGTCCTCGTTATGTTGTAGCCCGGGAGGATGAGAAGGTACAGAAGGGCTGCGAAGAATGCGAGCCAATCTAGAGGGCTAATCTCCATGTTATGTGTCTCCTCTTGCGTGGCGGCTCCCGCCACCTCGTAAATCCTCACGCCATCCTTATCGTAGGCGAGCCGGAAATACCGCTCATCCTGGAGCGCCGACGTGAACGGGTGCTGCGACTCCCTGTCGCCGACCAGGACGTAGCTTACCCTATATTGAGACAGCCTGCTATATAGCTCTTCGGGGTCCGTTATGCCCATGATGGCGTACGCATCGGATTGATGGTCAACATTGTGGTACTGTAACGTATAAATTTCGCCCGAATAAGCCACATCCCTTCCCGTGACCACCGGCACGCGCGGGAAGAATCCTGGCTCTTCGTATATTATTGCGTCCTTTGGCGTGCTCTCCTTAAGCCAGACAAGGGCGTCGTATTCGGCAGACGACGCGTGCACGTATGACGAGCTATTATAGTACCCGACCAGTATGGCGGTTGAAGGCACCATTAATACTATGACAGCGGCCGCGACGCAGGTTTTTATCAGATTCCTTGAGGCAAGCCAGCGGGATAAGGCCAGCCCTGCGAACAGCGAGACCGGCAGCGCCATATAGACTAAAAACCTGTACGTGTTAACGGTCGCGGGAAGCTCCACCACGTTAAGCAGTATGAAGTTGAGGGCGGCGAAAAGGATGAGAAGGCGGGACGCCTCATCGTCTCTCGTCAGGTACATGCCGTAAATCGCAAAAGGCACGAGGAGGCCGATAGAGGCCAGGATGGTGAGCGG from Methanocella conradii HZ254 harbors:
- a CDS encoding TrpB-like pyridoxal phosphate-dependent enzyme, producing MADNSEAKAREAIKVTLDVDEIPKKWYNIVADIPGGLPPALHPGTKEPLKPSEWEAIFPKGLIRQELSTERFIDVPDEVREALARIGRPTPLYRASRLEKALGTPARIYYKREDLSPTGSHKPNTAIAQAYFNFIEGVDHLTTETGAGQWGSALSSAAAYFGMKCTVFMVKSSYDQKPYRKYVMKLYGADVYASPSDRTEFGRKTLEKDPGCAGSLGIAISEAIELAVNSPNTKYSLGSVLNHVMLHQTVIGQEAQKQLAMIDEKPDKMIACVGGGSNFAGFTFPFIYEKLKGKNDARFIAVEPESVPSLTGIKSGRSRYDYDFGDTAGMTPLLKMYTLGHDFMPDPIHAGGLRYHGMAPTVSALYDKGIIDAEALPQDETFVAGELFTRTEGIIPAPESCHAIASAIRHARECKRLNKEEVIVFNLSGHGLLDLQNYATMLGM
- the twy1 gene encoding 4-demethylwyosine synthase TYW1, with product MSLIELLKKQGYHIVGGHSAIKPCLWLGRSLKGRGACYKSHFYGISSHLCMQMTPCIACNQRCLHCWRPVEEPFAVKAWDRPEAIIEGCLREQRRFITGYGGILESDKQRWEEAFKPKHAAISLVGEPTLYPYLDELVHQLSNMGMSTFIVTNGTRPEALEKVTPSQLYMSLDAPDRETYMKACNPAVDLWDKVSESLEVLGARKNRRAIRLTLVKGVNMKDPEGYAALIKKAMPDYVEVKAYMHLGYSRNRLPRDAMPKHEEVMAFSKKVADVAGYRLASDVELSRVVLLSKDGGKKAIK